The Aspergillus luchuensis IFO 4308 DNA, chromosome 4, nearly complete sequence DNA window CCAGTGAATGGATCATAGAGCCTGACAAATCACTTTAGATAACCCTGTGGATCCTAAGCATAACGTACTTTAGGCTACCAGAACCAACACATTCGAAACTGTACCAGACACATTCGACGGCTGGATGGCCAGTGAGGGCATAGAAAAATGCATTTGCCTGTGGCTGATCGAAAACGTCTAAATATCTAAACGAATACGAGTGGGTCTGGAGGCCACCAATAGTCATTGATCTACGCCTTGGCGTATCTTTCCATTCCTGATTGTTCTGCAACAGCGAGAAAAgtaaaggggaagaaaagacccTAATTACCACCTCGTATTCGCTCCCCTGATTTATTCTAAGAATAGAGCCGCAGGCGGCCACGTAGGATCTGCTACTTCTGAATATCACTTAAATATTTTGGGACCTACTGCAGAGCAACTCATTGCTTACACACAGCTGCTACTTCTTGTGTCAGCACAAATTCATTCATGATGGATATTCTACTGAGAACGGTCTTCAGGGTCAACAATGAAAGAACACACCTCTGACAACTTTGCTCTCAACTCGCGGGACGCTTCTTATAATCCCGATGAATTACCAAGACACGAAGGCAAGCGCAGGTTACTCCTGATATACATCCATGGCTTTCTAGGGTCAGAGGACAGCTTTTGTAACTTCCCTAGGGAAGTCCACGATCTCCTTAAAGTCTCGTTGGCTCAAACCCATGTCACATACACCAAGATATACCCACGTTATAAAACCAGAGGACCTATACGTGTTGCTCGCGACGATATCAGCCGGTGGTAAGCATTTACCTCAGCCGCAACACACTTAGCCCTATATATTGAGCAATCTTTTTCGCAGGTTATCGCCACATATGGCCCCAGATTTGGATGTCATACTGCTCGGTCACAGTATAGGAGGCCTCATCGCAGCAGACGTTGCACTTGCCGAATCTTATACAACCGCTGGCCATGTTCCGAACAGTAGGATTGTTGGTCTGGTGGCTTTTGATACGCCTTTTCTTGGACTTCATCCGCGCGTCATTGCAACAGCAGCCGGCAGGGTACTTGGCCGGAAAGCGAAGAACGAGAGCCGGCGCACATCTCAGAGTACCACAGACAGTCGAATAGCAACCGACGATCCGACGTTCGATCCAAACCTGACCAACGATGTCGACAGGGCCCAATGGAAAGGGTGGGATGGAGCGCGCCATTTTCTTGCAAAACATTCGGGTCATTTATCTCGTTCTGTTCTTCAGTATGTTTTCTCATACTACGATCATGTCGGATGTCTAAATGACTACTTTGGGCTTCTTAGACGACACAAGAGACTCTGTCGTTGGGCAAGACGCGATGAACCTGGTAGAAAAGTCAGGTTTGTTAATTATTACACGACTGCCTGCCCACATGGCGAATCCACCAACGGTAATGATCACGGAAACAAGATGGTCTTGAGTCATAGAACGTCGCAAATACATGACTATCACGTAAAGGACGGAGACTCTGCGATAGTGTTGCCTGATATTCGAGCTGATATACAAGGAAAGGTGGCAGACAACCGCTCGTCTGACTCACTGCTCGACACGAAATTTCCTTCCACCAGGGTGGATATACGGTCATCGTCAAGCTCATGCAATTTAGGCGAGCAGAGAAATAATCCCGAGGGATCTCGTCTCAGACCATCGGGGCGACTGTTCTGCTATGTTCCAGAAACAGCCCGCAAAGAGCAGCTCTGGATTCCGCTACGAATGGAGGGCATGGATGAAATCGCTGCCCACCAGTCcatgtttcttcctctgggcACATATTACGACCGGTTGGTTGCCGATACTGTGGCAAAGATTGAAAGTTGGCTGGTATGAGTATAATTTCACTGGAGTGTATGTATAAGTATTGATTGCCACCCTTTGAGTTCGTCAAgtgatagatagtatacgAGTTCATagagatactatatattgaGCTCTTTCATATAAGTTTTTGAGCTTTGTCCAAGTACTTGGGGCTATATGACAGAACAACCATTTGAATGGGATACTTGTAGATCTaaaattactattaaatCAATAGACAAATTCTTCACCTTGGTTAAGGAGCGAATGGTGAAAGGAACACCCAGAATGGTCACAAGTCACGTGACTGAATACCATCCAGCGTGTGGCCAAGaggtggaaaaagaaaaagaaataaaaacccCCAGGTGATATCTGGAAAATATTAACATAATAATAAACGATacctattataataaaaatttgaTAATTTTTTAACTTTATATCATTGGTAGACTTGTAGCTATTTTGAGATAGTAGCTGCCTAAAATAGCGTATTACACAGGTGAAAGGATCTGATCTCCTATAAGCTTATAAGACTAGTCTGTTACCGGATATTCGAAGAATTCACTGTCTGAAGCGCACAGGTTGAACCCTGACAACAGGTACTTGCTTTGTGGATGAGAGTGTGACGATTAGGCAAGCAAACAAAGTTCGGTCCACAGTCTCGGCCTCCGCGGGATCCGCCAGTCTCACACTTCCTGCAACCAACTCGCCCTCACCGtcaccaacacccacaatCTCTGCAGTGTGCTCTGCTGTAAAAAGTAATTAGCCGCGCTATCGGGGACCGGTTATCTTGGAAAGCTTGACTACATGGAGCCCGAGGGACCCGAGAGTGAGAAGGAGCCTGTTGTCAGGCGTGCGGTAAGTTTGAGTGGCACTGCATGCCCATACTACAGTCCGCAATTGCTGACGGATGCCAGTGCGATCAATGCCGCCTCCGAAAGGTATGCAACTGCTGCAATCTATCAATAATGAATTGGGTTATCCCATTTAGGAAGGACACTCACATATTTTGGTGCCACCATTAGATACGCTGTGACAAGCGGTCTCCCTGCTCCAATTGCCGCAGTTCCCAAATCATCTGCCGCTCAACTGGTGCTGGTCAGAAGCCCCCAGAGCCAAAGAAGCGTGTCCTTATCTCGAGCCAGTAGTACGTACAATTAGTAGGCTGCTCACCGAGTTCAACTGACATAGTCTAGTGAGAGGAAGATTGACCTCATCGAAGAACGTCTGGGCAACATCGAGCGTACCCTTTTGGAACTCAGAGCGCACGCCAAGGGCCCTTCGGAACAATGCCATCATTCTACCCCACTGTCAAGCCAGCTGAGTCCATCCACTACGACCAATTACACTAGTGCTGCTGCGACTCTGGATCAACACGAGTCTACTCCTGCTTTTGAGGGCAATTCCTCCCTCGCTGCCCATTCCGCCTACGCCAGAGAATTCCTAGAGACGGCCGTCTCCCGCAGTGCGCTCCAGATGTCGACTCCCAAAATAAGCACCGCGCTTGCGTCCTTGAAGCAGATCGTTGATATGCAGGACCACCAGGCACAATCTCCCTCCCGCCAAGTGCGGTTCCCGAATCAGAGGGCAATTCCAGGCTCGGGATTGCGCGAGCTTACCATGCCTCCAGCGCCGATTGTTCTGGCACTTTTGCGCAAATGCCAAGGTACTCCCTGAGACGTGATATGTTCTCGCTATAGCTTTCTAACGTACTACCAGAGCAACCGAGTATCCTGCAAGCATACCTGCCTTTCCTGTCGCCCCGACGGCTAATTGAGAAATGCCGCCAGATCTACTTCTCCACGGAGGAATACTCCGATGCtacttttattatagttaACGGCGCCCTGCTCTACCTGATTAGCGACGTCGTCGCTATCACAAAGGATTCACAGACTAGAGAGGAGTACGATAAGTATTTGAAGCTGTGTCTGGTCAACCTTGAAACTGCTTTGGGGAGCTTGAGCCTTCTGATGCCTGCGAACGATGAAAATATCGAAGCACTCGCACTAGGAGTAAGCTTTGTCGCCGGAAATATTTTACAGTCTGCTGACAGGGTCAAGGCCGTCTACGCAATTGAGATGTCAAAGCCGTCGTTCGCAATGACGTTAACTTCAGCGGCCTTCCGCTTATGCCAAACACTCGGATACCATCGATCAAACCCTTCAGACAGCAGCAATAAGCCATCCCTAGGAAATACACTATTCTGGACGGTCTACGTTTTGGATAAAGCGGTTTCCCTGCGTCTGGGACGCGCGTCAACCATTCAGGATTACGACGTCACATCTTTAGTAAATATCGATACGACCGGACTAGATGAGCCATTTGACAAAATCTACTTGTTGTGGGTCCGATTTGCGACAATACAGGGAAAAGTGTATGAATTACTTTACAGCCCTGCAGCTTTGGCACGGCCGGAAAGTGAGCGGGTAGCTCATGCTCGCCAGCTGGCCTCTGAGATGCAGCAAGTGGTTATGGAGCCATTCGAGGTATGCACTGTTGGTGACATAGCCAGTAATACTCTAACATAGTCTAGGGTATTAATTTCGATAAACAACGATCCCAGGTCGATCAGGTTTTCTTCAAATCAGACAAGGTTGCCCGCTTGTCAGTTTTAACGTTGATATACCGCGCCATTCCGCCACAAGGCACACAGGGCACATTCATCCACGAATGCATAGAAACGGCTAGGTCCGCTCTCGAAGTACATCAGGACTGTATGGCGGAAGTGAAGGAAATGACAGAGCATATCAAGGCCGCGTACTTCCACTGGTAAGCTGCAGATGCTTGGCACACCGCTATATCTCTAACATCCACTCCAGGACCATTCTCTATGCACCTTTTGTTCCATTTATAGTGATCTTCTGCCACGCGATTGCTTTGTCATCCTGGGATGATCTCGCCCGACTTGAAGACTTTGTGGCTTCTCTGCAGCCTAACTGTTTTCTTTCGGAAGCAATCTCAAAACTGTATCAACTATGCCATGTTCTCAGCAATGTGGCTAGACTGTACATTGAGGCAAAAGAACAAGTGCAGGTCAAGGAGGATCAAGACCTGGCATCTGTCGGTCAAGAGTTTGATGTATACCTCAGTGCTCTTGGGTTGGCACCTATGTCGGCGGACGACAATGATAGCGCGTGGGCATCCGCACCTGTTCCTGCTGGGTCAGCGCCTGGAGATGCACGAGGCGCGATGGAAGGTCAATATTCTGGACCGATACCTCAGACCAGCCAACTGGGGAACTGGTTCTCGGGGAACCAGCACATGATGGGCCTGCTAGAAGAAGATATCTCCCTGTTCGATCCATCTTCTTGGACTTAATCAGGTGAGTACAGCTACAACCCCAAATTCCCTACACTACGCGGCCAGAAAGTAGGATTTTGTGCTGGTTTCGATTTGCTGAGAGCATTCGCTATGTCAAGATACTGGACGTTGCCATCATGCGGTACTGCATACCCATCGTCGAAAATGATCGGTCTCACGACTCAGATACACTTTCCACCATCAATGACCATCTCCGTCCCGTTGATAAACCGACCCTCATCACTGGCCAGATACAGACAAATGTTCGCAATGTCACTCCCCTCCGAGAGACGGCCCAACGGCACATTTCCAATGAACTTCTCCCAGTTCTCCGGCGTATTTTCCATTCCCGTGAACACGGAGAACAACGGCGTAGCcgagagaagaggagcgaCCGAATTGACACGGATATTATGCGGTCCATACTCAGCCGCCAGACCCTTGGTAGCCTAATCAACATCTCATTAGCATCTCACACATAAAGGACAAAAGAATAACATCAATCCACTCACATTCGAAACCGCCCCCTTGGACGCATTATACCACACCAACCCAGGCCGAGGTCTCGACGCTCCCGTCGACGAGATATTAATGATCGACCCGCCCTGGCCCTGCTCAATCACCCGAGCCACGAACGCCTGACTGCCCAGATAAACTCCCTTGACATTCACATTGAACACGCGCTCCCATTCGTCTTCGGTGACTTCCAGCGTCGGCTAATCAACAATGCATAAGCCTCACTTCTTCATAAAagtattcatcatcaccataagagaaaagagagaaatgaGATACCTTATTTCGATACGTCGTCCCCGCATTATTCACCAACACATCCAATTTCCCAAACAACGACACCGCCTTCTCCACAATGCGCTTCCAATCCGCTGCCTTGGTCACGTCCATCTGCTCGAACACAATATTTTCTGGATCGGCGGCGGCCGTCTTCTGGCCCCCTTCGACACTGATATCCGCCACGATGACCTTGGCTCCTTCGGAGGCGAAGCGCTGCGCGATGGCGGCGCCGAAACCGGATCCGGCTCCTACATACTCAACTCGTTAGTATGAGTGGGTTGGGGAGTGTGTAGAAtggagtatatataaatccgAATACAGTGAATATATAGTAGATAAGAGAATATAGACGAACAAAAAAAGATGTACGAGAGAAACTGAAATTGAAGGAAGGGAACTAACCAGTAACAATAGCAACCTTCCCTTCCAGTCGAGCACCGGGAGCGAGTTGTTTCGTCATTTCGAAAAAGttatgtatagtatagtagtaaaaTACTGGTAGCAAGTTATaactttgataataataagtacaAATGCACACAATAAGGATTAACTTGAAAAGAGGTAGTTGGATTGGtaaagatggatggacgaTCACGgtcttttcttatatacgTTAGATACGATACTTTTGTGTCACAGCTTAAGAGAGAGATGATGCAGGCAGCCAGCTTACCCCGCTTCTCTGAGTTGGAGAGATAAGGAAGTAGTAATCGGCTACGGCTCTTCCATGGGTTAACCAACTTGCTAGACTACTTACTTAATATGATGTGCAAGGGGGGAGGcggggaatgaatggatcatCAAAGAGGGGTTCTGTCTTTTATTGTTACGTTATTGGTTGGTTAGTGACGTGCGGAGAAAGGATTAACCTAATGCTTTGTAGTTGGGAGTATGTTGCTTTGGAAGAACGGAATGAAGTCCGGGCGGGTTGGTTGGATGGCTAGGATACCGAGGATTTACTATGTGCAGGGATTAAGTTGTTTCATGTTGGAAATTATTACTAAGTagtgggttggggtgggttGGTATCATGGCGGTCTTGCTGTTTCAATTTTATAGATTctgttcatcatcatgataatTTAATTCCAAAGATATGTATCTTATTC harbors:
- a CDS encoding putative C6 transcription factor (COG:K;~EggNog:ENOG410PFXW;~InterPro:IPR036864,IPR007219,IPR001138;~PFAM:PF00172;~TransMembrane:1 (o539-562i);~go_function: GO:0000981 - DNA-binding transcription factor activity, RNA polymerase II-specific [Evidence IEA];~go_function: GO:0003677 - DNA binding [Evidence IEA];~go_function: GO:0008270 - zinc ion binding [Evidence IEA];~go_process: GO:0006351 - transcription, DNA-templated [Evidence IEA];~go_process: GO:0006355 - regulation of transcription, DNA-templated [Evidence IEA]) → MEPEGPESEKEPVVRRACDQCRLRKIRCDKRSPCSNCRSSQIICRSTGAGQKPPEPKKRVLISSQYERKIDLIEERLGNIERTLLELRAHAKGPSEQCHHSTPLSSQLSPSTTTNYTSAAATLDQHESTPAFEGNSSLAAHSAYAREFLETAVSRSALQMSTPKISTALASLKQIVDMQDHQAQSPSRQVRFPNQRAIPGSGLRELTMPPAPIVLALLRKCQEQPSILQAYLPFLSPRRLIEKCRQIYFSTEEYSDATFIIVNGALLYLISDVVAITKDSQTREEYDKYLKLCLVNLETALGSLSLLMPANDENIEALALGAVYAIEMSKPSFAMTLTSAAFRLCQTLGYHRSNPSDSSNKPSLGNTLFWTVYVLDKAVSLRLGRASTIQDYDVTSLVNIDTTGLDEPFDKIYLLWVRFATIQGKVYELLYSPAALARPESERVAHARQLASEMQQVVMEPFEGINFDKQRSQVDQVFFKSDKVARLSVLTLIYRAIPPQGTQGTFIHECIETARSALEVHQDCMAEVKEMTEHIKAAYFHWTILYAPFVPFIVIFCHAIALSSWDDLARLEDFVASLQPNCFLSEAISKLYQLCHVLSNVARLYIEAKEQVQVKEDQDLASVGQEFDVYLSALGLAPMSADDNDSAWASAPVPAGSAPGDARGAMEGQYSGPIPQTSQLGNWFSGNQHMMGLLEEDISLFDPSSWT
- a CDS encoding uncharacterized protein (COG:Q;~EggNog:ENOG410PM5R;~InterPro:IPR036291,IPR002347;~PFAM:PF00106,PF13561;~go_process: GO:0055114 - oxidation-reduction process [Evidence IEA]), which encodes MTKQLAPGARLEGKVAIVTGAGSGFGAAIAQRFASEGAKVIVADISVEGGQKTAAADPENIVFEQMDVTKAADWKRIVEKAVSLFGKLDVLVNNAGTTYRNKPTLEVTEDEWERVFNVNVKGVYLGSQAFVARVIEQGQGGSIINISSTGASRPRPGLVWYNASKGAVSNATKGLAAEYGPHNIRVNSVAPLLSATPLFSVFTGMENTPENWEKFIGNVPLGRLSEGSDIANICLYLASDEGRFINGTEMVIDGGKCI
- a CDS encoding uncharacterized protein (COG:S;~EggNog:ENOG410PJ9N;~InterPro:IPR029058) codes for the protein MKEHTSDNFALNSRDASYNPDELPRHEGKRRLLLIYIHGFLGSEDSFCNFPREVHDLLKVSLAQTHVTYTKIYPRYKTRGPIRVARDDISRWLSPHMAPDLDVILLGHSIGGLIAADVALAESYTTAGHVPNSRIVGLVAFDTPFLGLHPRVIATAAGRVLGRKAKNESRRTSQSTTDSRIATDDPTFDPNLTNDVDRAQWKGWDGARHFLAKHSGHLSRSVLQYVFSYYDHVGCLNDYFGLLRRHKRLCRWARRDEPGRKVRFVNYYTTACPHGESTNGNDHGNKMVLSHRTSQIHDYHVKDGDSAIVLPDIRADIQGKVADNRSSDSLLDTKFPSTRVDIRSSSSSCNLGEQRNNPEGSRLRPSGRLFCYVPETARKEQLWIPLRMEGMDEIAAHQSMFLPLGTYYDRLVADTVAKIESWLV